A genomic window from Cucumis melo cultivar AY chromosome 8, USDA_Cmelo_AY_1.0, whole genome shotgun sequence includes:
- the LOC103486005 gene encoding plant cysteine oxidase 2-like — protein sequence METRAVDRGSNRIGHVNKVQYVRRDFKKRKCRKIKRPPIPVVPMALQELFVSCREVFKGPGTVPLPCDVEKLCCILDNMKAEDVGLSSNLQFFKPNVPVKGSPRVTYTTIYRCDNFSLCIFFLPATGVIPLHNHPGMTVFSKLLLGKMHIKSYDWVDPTNSDDTAQPCERRLAKLKADAVFTSPCSTSVLYPTSGGNIHSFTAITPCAVLDVLGPPYSMEDGRDCSYYKEHPYASFPNGDMGLGEEEGEGYRWLEEIEVPENSQMDGIEYLGPQISDI from the exons ATGGAAACGAGAGCGGTCGATCGAGGTAGTAATAGAATTGGGCATGTGAATAAGGTTCAGTACGTGAGAAGGGATTTTAAGAAGAGGAAATGTAGAAAGATCAAACGGCCGCCTATTCCTGTAGTTCCTATGGCGCTTCAGGAACTGTTTGTTTCTTGTAGGGAAGTCTTCAAAGGCCCTGGAACTGTTCCACTGCCTTGTGATGTTGAAAAGCTCTGCTGCATTCTTG ATAATATGAAGGCAGAAGATGTTGGACTTAGTAGTAATTTGCAGTTTTTCAAGCCCAATGTTCCAGTCAAAGGATCCCCTAGAGTCACATACACAACCATATACAGATGCGACAATTTCTCG TTGTGTATCTTCTTCCTCCCTGCAACTGGTGTAATCCCTCTACACAACCATCCAGGAATGACTGTTTTCAGTAAGCTTCTTTTGGGGAAAATGCACATCAAATCTTATGATTGGGTTGATCCAACCAACAGTGATGATACTGCCCAACCTTGTGAAA GGAGATTGGCAAAGCTGAAAGCTGATGCTGTCTTCACTTCACCCTGCAGTACCTCTGTTTTGTACCCAACATCTGGAGGCAACATCCACTCATTCACTGCTATAACGCCATGTGCGGTGCTTGATGTGCTTGGACCTCCTTATTCCATGGAGGATGGTCGAGATTGTTCCTATTATAAGGAACATCCCTATGCATCTTTTCCAA ATGGTGACATGGGATTGGGAGAAGAAGAGGGTGAGGGTTATAGATGGTTAGAAGAGATTGAGGTGCCAGAAAACTCTCAAATGGATGGAATAGAATACTTAGGCCCTCAAATTTCTGACATTTAA